The sequence below is a genomic window from Brevibacillus agri.
TCGATGCAGTACAAAGGTTTGATTACCGGTCTGATCTATCAAAATACCGAGCAAAAACCTTACGAGGCGCTCGTAAAAGGCTTCAAAGAAGAAGGCTTGGCGAACCAAGACATCCGTCTGTCCCAAGAAGACTTCGACAAACTGGTTGCAGAATTTGCATAAGGTTTCGATGAAAAAACCTCTCCATCTGCGGAGAGGTTTTTTTGTACTACCAGGCGCGGTCACGCCACTGTCTGTAGACGAGCATCACCAGGAACAACACGACGAGCTGGCCAAACAGCGGGTACAAAAAGCGCAGCAGCGAGCTGAAGCCGATAAAGCTGACCAGGTAGCAGATGACGAGGATGCCGAGAATGATCGTGGCTCCGCGCAGTCGCGTCACCTGGCGAATTTGCTGCGCCAAGCCGAACACATTGGCTACGAGCGTCGAGAAAATTTCCGCGTACACCAGCAAGGAGAACAAAAACGGGATTCCCCTTCCCAGCCCTTGCAGCAGGGCGATCATCGGCATTTCCGCCTCCTGAATACCCGGCATTTTTACCGTCAACGAAGAAAAAGCCAGCAGCAAGAGCAGCCCAATTCCCAGCCCGCCGATGATTCCCCCGACGATCAGAGGCTTTTCGCTTGTGCTGTGCCGGCCGATCGGCACAAGAACCGCTTGTGTCAGCGTCACATTTAAGGCAACATAGTAAAGAGGGGAGCTGAGCCAGGCCCACGGCCGCAACGCTTCTATCGTGACGCCTGTATCCAGCCATGGTTTCGAGTACAGAAACACGAGCATGGTAAAGGCAATGAGCAGGGGCACAAAAATGCTGTTCACTTGATGAATGGCAAACAGCCCTTTGCGCGTGACGAAAAAAATGAGAATCATGCTCAGCCAAATGCCGATTTGCGGGGACAAATGAAAAGACTCCCAGAAAATAGCGCCGGTAGCCGCTAGCATCACGGACGTCGTTCCTAGCATAACGGTTAGCAGCAGCGTATTAAAAACGGTGCCAAAAGGGTGCCCGAACAAATACGTGCTGACCTCTTGATAGGAATTGGCCTGGATCCGGTAGGAGATGAGCATTACCCGAATACCAGCCCACATGAATAAACTTGTCGCAATCACAATGCCAATCAAGCCATGTGTCCCGTATTGCACAAAGAACTCGACGATTTCTCTGCCTGATGCAAAGCCGGCTCCTACGACTGTTCCGATATACGTAAAAGCGATTTGCCATGAGGCTCTCCATGTTCCTTGCATCTCAGACCTCCTGTCCCACCTTATTCCATCCTATGAACGGGAGTGAACCGAATATGCGCGTAACCGTGCTCGGCTATCAATCTCCATATCCAGGCCCTGGAGGAGCGACACCGGGGTACTTGATCGAGACGAACGAAGTGAAGCTGCTCGTAGATTGCGGCAGCGGCGTGCTTTCCCAGCTCGGTGTCTATTTGCCTATTTACGAGCTGGATGCCCTGCTTTTGTCTCATTATCATCACGACCATGTGGCAGATGTGGGGGTGCTCCAGTATGGACTGATGGTGCATCAGTTGTTCGGGCAACGGCCTGCTGACCAGCCGCTTCCCATCTACGCGCCAGCGTTGCAAAAGCAGCAGACGAAAACGCTGACCTACCGGAATGCGACCCGCTTTTTCCCGGTCGAGGAGCAAAGCCAGCTCGCCATCGGGGATGTGCACGTCTCCTTCCTGCGCACGGATCACGGTGACGGGGACCCTTGCTACGCCATGCGCCTTGTGGCAAATGGGAAAACGATTGTCTACGGCGCCGACAGTGGGCCAGGGACAAACTGGCGAGGCTTTGCTGATCGGGCAGACTTGTTTATATGTGAAGGGACTTATTTGGACCATAATCGCCCAGCGAAGCCGAACGGGCATTTGTCCGTCCGCCAGGCGGCAGAGCTGGCGCAGGCGCACGATTGCCGGTCGCTTCTGGTCACCCATCTGTTCCACGGGTACGAAGAGAGCGAGGTACTAGGTCAGGCGGAGGCGTTTGTGGCAGGTCCGGTGTATGCGGCCCGCATCGGTTTGCAAATCGAGCTGTAGCAGCATGGATAGAAAGAGAGGAGAGAAAACGCTATGTTTCCAAATGTATTGGAAGTAGCACGAAAACTGATTCGCGAGCGCGTACAACAAGGCGAGACGGTGATCGACGCCACGATGGGCAACGGCAATGACACGCTGTTTCTCGCCCAGCTCGTTCAGGAGACGGGAAAGGTCATCGCCTTCGACATTCAGCCGCAGGCGATCGCCAAAACGAAAGATCGGCTGGAGCGGGAAGGCTTGGCAGACCGCGTAGAGCTGAAGCTGGCGAGCCACGAGGAAATTGAGAGCCTGAACGTGCAAGCCGCCGCGATCATGTTCAACCTGGGCTATTTGCCCGGAGGCGACAAAGAGATTACGACCCAGGCCAGCAGCACGATCCGCGCCATCGAGTCCGGCCTGCGCGTACTGCGGCCAGGAGGGATCATGACGGTAATGATCTACTGGGGCCATGCCGCAGGCGAAGTAGAAAAGGAGGCCGTGGAGGCTTTTTGCCACGAGCTTAGCCAGTTGGAGTTTCTCGTGTTGAAATACCAGTACATCAACCAGCAAAACCAGGCGCCGTTTCTTTTGGCGATTGAGCGCCGGGCCCAGTAGCGCATGTCCCCCTTTTCCCGGGCAAGCGCATATTCCGACAGGCTGCGTAAGCCTGGGCAAAAATTTTGTCAGCAGGCACAATAGGCTTGGCGGCTGCAAAATAGGCACGCCCTTGCCGTTTTTGGCACATACCCTATGTTGAGGAATGGAGCAAGGGGGATCTTTGTGGACAGAATCGGCATTATGTTAGATTGGGCCATTATGCAGAAAGGGATCAAAGGAGACAAGTCGTACGAGCGCCTGCCGTATTATGTGGAAATCGGCAAAGAGCTGGGGCTGGAGCCTGTCTTTTTTCATCCAAGGCATGTCCTTGCAGGCGAGGAACGGGTGCAAGGCTATTTTTGGAATGGCAGCAGGCTCGTTTCCCGACTGGTCCCGATCCCGCGGGTCATCCACAACCGCGTCCTGACCGGGGACCAAAAAGCCCGCGCTGTCATTTCCCGGCTCAGCAAAAAGAAGACAGTCTTCAACGGTTTGGTCGTGCGCGACAAGCGAAAGGTGCACCAGATGCTGTGGAAGAACGAGCACATTCGCAAATACTTGCCCCACACCGTTCCCTATTCAGGTGAACAGCTTCGCCAGTTTCTCGATAAATACCAGGTGGTCTATGTCAAGCCGTCAATCGGTTCTGTGGGCATCGGTGTGGCAAGAATCGAACGCCACGGGAGCGACTACCACTTTATCGCCTCGAAAAAGCGCAAAGTGATGTCGCGTCCGGCGCTGCTGGCCGCCGTCCGGCGATGGGTCGGCAACAAACGCTTTCTCATCCAGCGAGGCATCCCGCTGGCCCGCTACGGCGGAAAAACGTTTGACATTCGCGTGTCCGTGCAAAAAAATCGGGAGCGGGACTGGACGGTCAGCGGAATGGTCGCCAAAGTCGCCAACAGCAAAAACAAACTGAGCAACCTTTCGCGCGGCGGCAGGGCAGTGCCTTTCACAGAAGCGGTGGCAACGTTGTTCACGCCTGAGCAGCAAGCGGAGACGATCCAGCGCATCAGCGAAGCGGCTGTCGCTATTGCAAAGCAGTACGGCCGCCATTTTTCCTCGCTGGCGGATCTCGGGATGGACATGGGCATCGACGAGAAAGGCAACCCGTACTTAATCGAGGTCAATGTGCGGGACCAGCGGTATTCTTTTTTCAAGGCAGGGGAAAAGGCGATGTTCAAACAGACGTATCGCCATCCGTTGGAATACGCCTTGACCTTGCTGGAGGAGCAAAAGCTGCGCAAAAAACACGCGGCCCAATTTTTGCGGCTGCACGGATAACGACTGAAAAGCAGACGGTTGCCAAAGCGACGTCTGCTTTTTGCATTCTGAAGCAGGAGCTGTGGATTGACGAATAAAGATCGAAGTGATACAGCACGGCTATGTGCTCACTGGCGAAGGAAAATAGCGGGGATGGCAGAAAAGCGACCTGAAGCACGATCATCGCAACGAGTAAGCTTGAGAGCGGAGAGTCGAAAAGAAAAGGACGGTGGCGCGGGCCTCCGTCTTTTTTGCATGCGGTATTACGCTTTTTCTTGTTGGGGCTGCTGGTTCTCGGCCAATGGATAGGGCAGGTTGCGAAAATGGCGATAAGCCAGGGCCAAAATGGATTTGCGCGTCAAAATTCCTTGGAAGTAATGGTCGGCATCTGCAATACAGACAAACGGGTGGTTAATGGACACTTCCAACGCCTTCAAAAATTCATCCGTATCGTGCAGGCGCGGCACTTTTGTGTCCATGACATCGTCGACGACGTACTCGGAGATTTTTTCCAGTTCAAAGCGTTCAAGTCCTAGCGATTTGTTGATAATCATGTTC
It includes:
- a CDS encoding tRNA (mnm(5)s(2)U34)-methyltransferase, with product MFPNVLEVARKLIRERVQQGETVIDATMGNGNDTLFLAQLVQETGKVIAFDIQPQAIAKTKDRLEREGLADRVELKLASHEEIESLNVQAAAIMFNLGYLPGGDKEITTQASSTIRAIESGLRVLRPGGIMTVMIYWGHAAGEVEKEAVEAFCHELSQLEFLVLKYQYINQQNQAPFLLAIERRAQ
- a CDS encoding YkvI family membrane protein, with product MQGTWRASWQIAFTYIGTVVGAGFASGREIVEFFVQYGTHGLIGIVIATSLFMWAGIRVMLISYRIQANSYQEVSTYLFGHPFGTVFNTLLLTVMLGTTSVMLAATGAIFWESFHLSPQIGIWLSMILIFFVTRKGLFAIHQVNSIFVPLLIAFTMLVFLYSKPWLDTGVTIEALRPWAWLSSPLYYVALNVTLTQAVLVPIGRHSTSEKPLIVGGIIGGLGIGLLLLLAFSSLTVKMPGIQEAEMPMIALLQGLGRGIPFLFSLLVYAEIFSTLVANVFGLAQQIRQVTRLRGATIILGILVICYLVSFIGFSSLLRFLYPLFGQLVVLFLVMLVYRQWRDRAW
- a CDS encoding YheC/YheD family protein is translated as MDRIGIMLDWAIMQKGIKGDKSYERLPYYVEIGKELGLEPVFFHPRHVLAGEERVQGYFWNGSRLVSRLVPIPRVIHNRVLTGDQKARAVISRLSKKKTVFNGLVVRDKRKVHQMLWKNEHIRKYLPHTVPYSGEQLRQFLDKYQVVYVKPSIGSVGIGVARIERHGSDYHFIASKKRKVMSRPALLAAVRRWVGNKRFLIQRGIPLARYGGKTFDIRVSVQKNRERDWTVSGMVAKVANSKNKLSNLSRGGRAVPFTEAVATLFTPEQQAETIQRISEAAVAIAKQYGRHFSSLADLGMDMGIDEKGNPYLIEVNVRDQRYSFFKAGEKAMFKQTYRHPLEYALTLLEEQKLRKKHAAQFLRLHG
- a CDS encoding MBL fold metallo-hydrolase, with translation MRVTVLGYQSPYPGPGGATPGYLIETNEVKLLVDCGSGVLSQLGVYLPIYELDALLLSHYHHDHVADVGVLQYGLMVHQLFGQRPADQPLPIYAPALQKQQTKTLTYRNATRFFPVEEQSQLAIGDVHVSFLRTDHGDGDPCYAMRLVANGKTIVYGADSGPGTNWRGFADRADLFICEGTYLDHNRPAKPNGHLSVRQAAELAQAHDCRSLLVTHLFHGYEESEVLGQAEAFVAGPVYAARIGLQIEL
- the cbpB gene encoding cyclic-di-AMP-binding protein CbpB; the encoded protein is MNQDIPLLHTPIKELIIASTKVAHVQLGNSLEHALLVLIKSGYSAVPVLDHQYRLHGLISTNMIINKSLGLERFELEKISEYVVDDVMDTKVPRLHDTDEFLKALEVSINHPFVCIADADHYFQGILTRKSILALAYRHFRNLPYPLAENQQPQQEKA